One genomic region from Thermoleptolyngbya sichuanensis A183 encodes:
- a CDS encoding DUF427 domain-containing protein: MRDRIVPGPGQESVWDYPRPPRLEATSKRVQVVFNGVAIADTQRAKRILETSHPPVYYIPPEDIRMDYLTPTPRSSFCEWKGQAGYYTVTVGDRTAENAAWFYANPVSAYAEIKDHVAFYPSRMDACYVDGEQVQAQPGDFYGGWITQDIVGPFKGGPGSWGW; this comes from the coding sequence ATGCGCGATCGCATTGTGCCAGGGCCAGGACAGGAGTCGGTATGGGATTATCCCCGTCCACCTCGGCTAGAGGCAACGTCAAAGCGGGTGCAGGTGGTGTTTAATGGGGTGGCGATCGCCGACACGCAGCGGGCGAAGCGGATCTTGGAAACGAGCCATCCGCCTGTGTACTATATCCCGCCGGAGGATATTCGTATGGACTATCTAACGCCGACTCCGCGCTCTAGCTTTTGCGAATGGAAGGGGCAGGCGGGCTACTATACCGTCACCGTGGGCGATCGCACGGCGGAAAACGCGGCCTGGTTTTATGCCAACCCGGTTAGCGCCTATGCCGAAATCAAGGATCACGTTGCGTTTTATCCGAGTAGAATGGACGCTTGCTATGTCGATGGTGAGCAGGTGCAGGCTCAGCCGGGTGATTTCTACGGCGGCTGGATTACGCAGGATATTGTCGGCCCGTTCAAAGGAGGGCCCGGCTCCTGGGGATGGTAA
- a CDS encoding sulfatase, giving the protein MSTARPDIVFIVLDTQRRDRLSCYGYPLPTSPHLDAFAATSTRFHHAVSAAQWTVPSHATLFTGLYPSAHGVLQSYSRLPDHIPTLAERLSAGGYYTAGFCNNPLVGVINNGLRRGFYSFLNYSGLLTSRPNQAGIPSGLVGKYRQFFKRSLANLLNRVQDSFARSELMLALSFTPLMVPLWQTALSFKGNTRKSLDDAAQLLIDRKGLDSDQPIFSFLNLMGTHMPYHPPRQYVERFAPNVLRDKAAQHYLKQFNGDIYGWLAPLAEVLDERQKATLDGMYDAEVAYQDELLGAFFRRLAESGRLDNTLVIVCSDHGEHLGEKQFIGHSITLYNELIQVPLMIHDPSGNLPKGTVREDVVSTRRLFHTVLTSAGLANEMEETLTLAHPPGSEGDRRVFAEAIPPQNVVNLLYKRQPELVLARACDQPRRAVWIGNHKLIETGGDSGTDGFANRLELYDFQQDPTEALNLSDILPENVEVLQECLQQFVGEFVGEYAGEGVEYGDRAGATEQHRAPGFDDPEVQRRLRDLGYLED; this is encoded by the coding sequence ATGTCCACGGCGCGGCCCGACATTGTGTTTATTGTGCTGGATACGCAGCGGCGCGATCGCCTCTCGTGTTATGGCTACCCGCTGCCGACCTCGCCCCATCTAGACGCATTTGCCGCAACGTCTACCCGCTTTCACCATGCGGTGTCTGCGGCGCAATGGACCGTTCCCTCCCACGCCACCCTGTTCACCGGACTCTACCCCTCGGCGCATGGCGTGTTGCAGTCCTACTCGCGGCTGCCCGATCACATTCCCACGCTGGCAGAGCGGCTGAGCGCAGGCGGCTATTATACGGCGGGCTTTTGCAACAATCCGCTGGTGGGCGTGATCAACAACGGACTGCGGCGCGGCTTCTACAGCTTTTTGAACTACAGCGGCCTGCTCACCTCGCGGCCCAACCAGGCCGGCATTCCGTCTGGGCTGGTGGGCAAATATCGGCAGTTTTTTAAGCGATCGCTCGCCAACTTGCTGAACCGGGTGCAGGACTCCTTTGCGAGGTCGGAGCTGATGCTAGCGCTGTCCTTTACGCCGCTGATGGTTCCCCTCTGGCAAACGGCGCTGAGCTTTAAGGGCAACACGCGCAAATCCCTGGACGACGCGGCCCAACTGCTGATCGACCGCAAAGGACTTGATAGCGATCAGCCCATTTTCAGCTTTTTGAACCTGATGGGCACGCACATGCCCTACCACCCGCCCCGGCAGTATGTGGAGCGGTTTGCGCCAAACGTCCTGCGCGACAAGGCGGCGCAGCATTACCTGAAGCAGTTTAATGGCGACATCTACGGCTGGCTGGCTCCCCTAGCGGAGGTGCTAGACGAGCGCCAGAAAGCCACGCTGGACGGCATGTACGACGCGGAGGTGGCCTATCAAGACGAGCTGCTGGGCGCGTTTTTCCGCAGGCTGGCGGAGAGCGGGCGACTGGACAACACCCTGGTCATCGTGTGTTCCGACCACGGCGAACACCTGGGCGAAAAGCAGTTCATCGGCCACTCCATCACGCTCTACAACGAGCTAATTCAAGTGCCGCTGATGATTCACGACCCTAGTGGCAATTTGCCCAAGGGCACGGTGCGCGAGGATGTAGTTTCTACTCGTCGTCTGTTCCACACGGTGCTGACCAGTGCTGGACTGGCCAACGAAATGGAGGAAACCCTGACCCTGGCGCACCCCCCTGGCAGCGAGGGCGATCGCCGCGTGTTTGCCGAAGCGATTCCGCCGCAAAACGTGGTAAACCTGCTCTACAAGCGGCAGCCAGAACTGGTGCTGGCCCGCGCCTGCGATCAGCCGCGCCGCGCCGTCTGGATTGGCAACCACAAGCTGATCGAAACGGGGGGCGATTCTGGGACAGATGGCTTCGCGAATCGCCTAGAGCTGTACGACTTTCAGCAAGACCCCACCGAAGCCCTCAACCTCAGCGACATTCTGCCGGAAAACGTGGAGGTTCTCCAGGAGTGCTTGCAGCAGTTTGTTGGGGAATTTGTCGGGGAATACGCAGGCGAGGGCGTGGAGTATGGCGATCGCGCTGGTGCGACGGAACAGCATCGTGCCCCCGGCTTCGACGATCCCGAAGTTCAGCGCCGCCTGCGCGACTTGGGCTATTTGGAAGACTAG
- a CDS encoding potassium channel family protein, with translation MYVLIGGAGVIGISLAQTLVELGHTVALVDIDPNACRYAREQIGAMAFEGSAVSTEVLLEAGIRKADAIAAVLREDALNLAMVTLAKHYGVPQIVVRMRHRDFAEPYRIAGATTVVNAIDLAVSTMANAIEYPQVESIMHFDQGQIEILKLHIPGSCRVVGRSLAEIAQDPRFPRDSLIIGYQPHHHENLVIPKGSTVLEAGSTILMATKPGSIHQAVDFIEGCPTD, from the coding sequence ATGTATGTCCTGATCGGGGGTGCGGGTGTGATCGGTATCAGTCTGGCGCAAACGCTCGTAGAACTGGGGCACACCGTGGCGCTGGTGGATATTGACCCCAACGCCTGCCGCTATGCGCGAGAACAGATCGGCGCAATGGCGTTTGAGGGCAGCGCCGTGAGTACCGAAGTGCTGCTGGAAGCAGGCATTCGCAAAGCCGATGCGATCGCCGCTGTGCTAAGAGAAGACGCGCTCAACCTGGCAATGGTGACGCTGGCCAAGCACTACGGCGTGCCACAGATTGTCGTGCGGATGCGCCATCGCGACTTTGCCGAACCTTACCGCATCGCGGGCGCAACCACCGTCGTCAACGCCATCGACCTGGCCGTATCCACCATGGCCAACGCCATCGAATATCCCCAGGTCGAGTCCATCATGCACTTCGACCAAGGGCAAATCGAAATCCTCAAGCTCCATATTCCAGGGAGTTGCCGCGTTGTCGGCCGCAGCCTCGCTGAGATTGCCCAAGATCCCCGCTTTCCTCGTGATTCCCTGATCATCGGCTATCAGCCCCACCATCATGAAAACTTGGTCATTCCCAAGGGCAGCACGGTGCTGGAGGCGGGTTCCACAATTCTCATGGCCACCAAGCCCGGCTCCATTCATCAGGCGGTGGATTTCATCGAAGGCTGCCCCACAGATTAA
- a CDS encoding IS630 family transposase — MRQRYGGRIRYWCSDESRVGLLTVQHRKLTGFGVQPIGSVQWDFVYRWLYGLVEPLSGASWIVEFSHLDSSCFEAFLHSFAAQFPDDLHLIQVDNAAAHTAQTLTIPDNVILVFQPPYCPEVNPIERVWRELKRELAWVHFDDVCQLQHAISQWVCRLSAESLRSLTQ; from the coding sequence TTGAGACAACGCTACGGGGGGCGAATCCGCTATTGGTGCAGCGATGAGAGCCGCGTCGGACTGCTGACGGTTCAACATCGCAAGTTGACGGGCTTTGGGGTGCAGCCGATTGGTTCAGTTCAATGGGACTTTGTGTATCGGTGGCTGTACGGTCTAGTGGAACCGCTGAGCGGTGCATCGTGGATAGTCGAGTTTTCTCATCTCGACAGTTCCTGTTTTGAGGCGTTTTTGCACAGCTTTGCGGCTCAGTTCCCCGATGATTTACATCTGATTCAGGTGGATAATGCCGCAGCCCATACGGCTCAGACCCTGACGATACCGGACAATGTCATCTTGGTGTTTCAGCCGCCTTATTGCCCTGAGGTCAATCCCATTGAGCGGGTCTGGCGGGAACTCAAGCGGGAGCTAGCTTGGGTTCACTTTGATGATGTTTGCCAACTCCAGCACGCCATCAGCCAGTGGGTTTGTCGCCTTTCGGCGGAGTCGCTGCGATCGCTGACTCAGTAG
- a CDS encoding helix-turn-helix domain-containing protein: MSGVLKIDIAETAEELKAVLEQQQRSSQRRKVQVLWWLKTGQAKSVEQLAQLSGCHRTTVSRWLSQYRQSGLEALVKVASRSGRPRAISGEVLASLERELQDPEGFSSYGAVQQWLAAVHGQPVPYKTVHKTVRYRLKAKLKVPRPVSKKQTPGACESVQQTLQPR, from the coding sequence ATGAGTGGAGTCCTCAAAATCGATATCGCTGAAACAGCAGAAGAACTAAAAGCCGTCTTGGAACAACAGCAACGGTCATCACAGCGCCGTAAAGTACAGGTGTTGTGGTGGTTAAAAACCGGACAAGCGAAGAGCGTTGAGCAGTTAGCCCAACTGAGCGGTTGCCATCGCACGACCGTGTCTCGTTGGCTGAGCCAGTATCGACAGAGTGGACTCGAAGCGTTGGTGAAGGTGGCATCTCGCAGTGGACGACCGCGAGCGATTAGCGGTGAAGTCCTGGCATCTTTGGAACGGGAACTGCAAGATCCAGAAGGCTTTAGCAGTTATGGAGCAGTGCAGCAGTGGCTCGCAGCGGTGCATGGTCAACCCGTCCCCTACAAGACGGTGCATAAGACGGTGCGCTATCGGCTCAAAGCGAAGCTCAAAGTGCCCCGTCCGGTGTCAAAGAAGCAGACTCCTGGGGCGTGCGAGTCCGTTCAGCAAACCTTGCAGCCCAGATAA
- a CDS encoding pentapeptide repeat-containing protein, whose amino-acid sequence MDKRFSLFIIVVLGSVAAMLGIPGLRAFLTGFARPEPSRIVASETGSLTGSLSQRLQSGNLERLKQTRKCPRCNLSGVDLSGLDLSRVDLREANLTAAKFDNTKLINAQLTRSNLTDASLQSANLQGADLQGAVLNRTNFRNAQMMHATLEKADLQQATLTGAEMRAANLTDSQMERANLRQTSLYGALLSRANLAIADLSDSDLRYANFLDANLQGANLSNAQLEFAIMPNGSTYQGTVPY is encoded by the coding sequence ATGGATAAGAGATTTAGCCTGTTCATCATCGTGGTTCTGGGGTCTGTAGCCGCCATGCTGGGTATTCCTGGACTCCGAGCATTCCTGACAGGCTTTGCTCGTCCGGAGCCGTCTAGAATAGTTGCTTCCGAAACAGGTTCTCTCACAGGTTCTCTGTCTCAGCGGCTGCAAAGCGGCAATCTAGAACGCCTGAAGCAAACGCGCAAGTGTCCCCGCTGCAACCTGAGTGGGGTGGATTTGAGCGGACTCGACCTGAGCCGGGTTGACCTGCGAGAGGCAAACCTGACGGCCGCTAAGTTTGACAACACCAAGTTAATTAATGCCCAGCTAACCCGATCCAATCTGACCGATGCTAGTCTACAAAGTGCCAATCTTCAGGGTGCAGATTTGCAAGGCGCGGTGCTGAATCGCACCAACTTTCGGAACGCTCAGATGATGCACGCCACCTTAGAAAAAGCAGACTTGCAGCAGGCAACGCTGACCGGAGCCGAGATGCGGGCCGCCAACCTGACAGATAGCCAAATGGAACGGGCGAACCTAAGGCAAACCAGCCTCTACGGCGCATTGCTGAGTCGGGCAAATCTGGCGATCGCCGATCTAAGCGATTCCGATCTGCGCTATGCCAACTTCCTGGATGCCAATCTACAGGGCGCAAACCTCAGCAACGCCCAGCTAGAGTTTGCCATTATGCCCAACGGCAGCACCTATCAGGGTACTGTGCCCTATTAA
- a CDS encoding GntR family transcriptional regulator, translating into MSTPLHLAISEQLRCQILGGDYPPGEQLPSEYQLVERFGVSRTTIRQAIANLISQGLVVSRQGKGVFVTERRKVTYSLSSPMVFLEADMAQQGISLLAKRLESGLVEVPVVAQHLFETPTAYFQKKLLEINGAPGALDLTYVPPPFETFFAVDSAHQMTFPVLEQHGIAIARIEAILECTYANPEESLHLEVPLGHPLIVYRHTAFTTGDRPVAYGETISRGDRFCYSLEIRRGESF; encoded by the coding sequence ATGTCCACTCCGCTGCATCTTGCAATTTCTGAACAACTCCGTTGCCAAATTCTCGGCGGCGACTATCCGCCAGGAGAACAACTGCCCAGCGAATACCAACTGGTGGAGCGGTTTGGGGTGAGCCGAACGACGATTCGACAGGCGATCGCCAATCTCATCAGCCAGGGCCTCGTCGTCTCTCGCCAGGGTAAGGGCGTGTTTGTTACGGAGCGGCGCAAGGTCACCTACTCCCTGTCTAGCCCGATGGTGTTTTTGGAAGCGGACATGGCGCAGCAAGGCATTTCGCTTTTGGCGAAGCGGCTGGAGTCTGGTCTGGTCGAGGTTCCCGTCGTCGCTCAGCACTTGTTTGAAACGCCCACTGCCTATTTTCAAAAGAAACTGCTGGAGATTAACGGCGCACCCGGAGCGCTGGACTTGACCTATGTGCCGCCGCCGTTTGAAACATTTTTTGCGGTCGATTCAGCCCATCAAATGACGTTTCCGGTGCTGGAGCAGCACGGCATTGCGATCGCCCGCATAGAAGCCATCCTAGAATGCACCTATGCCAATCCAGAAGAGAGCCTGCATTTAGAGGTTCCGCTGGGACATCCGCTGATTGTCTATCGCCACACCGCCTTTACCACGGGCGATCGCCCCGTTGCCTACGGGGAAACCATTTCACGGGGCGATCGCTTTTGCTATTCCCTGGAAATTCGCCGGGGGGAATCATTCTAA
- a CDS encoding cobyrinate a,c-diamide synthase has protein sequence MALVVAGERSGVGKTTVTMALLAALTRWGDRVQSFKVGPDYIDPMFHQFITGRACRNLDPLLTSETYVQQCFTSASQDAEFALVEGVMGLFDGASGREDVASTAQVARLLNLPVLLLLDCARMSRSVAAIAHGYRSFDPRLSIAGVVLNRVGSDRHLTLLKEALEPLDLPILGVLRRQDEIALPDRHLGLVPTDELPELRPLCDRLASLAETSFDWNLLRPLLRIGKLGKLGKIETPPPPIPTADAKIQNPKSKIRLAVARDRAFSFYYADNLELLERLGAELVFWSPLQDAALPEGVGGLYFGGGFPEVFAAELAANPAARAAVGAAIRAGLPTYAECGGLMYLSQNIVDFDGNAWEMAGVLPTEAVMGKRLMLGYRRAIAQQDTFLYRQGETLWGHEFHRSHLTHSSETPLYHLQPYDPQSPAIPEGWQSPTLHASYLHVHWGARPELAAQFVAACGNHPAT, from the coding sequence ATGGCGCTGGTGGTGGCAGGAGAACGCAGCGGTGTAGGCAAGACGACGGTAACGATGGCGCTGCTGGCGGCATTGACCCGATGGGGCGATCGCGTCCAGTCGTTCAAGGTGGGGCCAGACTACATCGACCCCATGTTCCATCAGTTTATTACGGGTCGCGCCTGCCGCAATCTCGATCCACTGCTGACCTCCGAAACCTATGTGCAGCAGTGCTTTACCTCTGCAAGTCAGGACGCAGAATTTGCCCTAGTCGAAGGGGTGATGGGGCTATTCGACGGGGCCAGCGGCCGCGAAGACGTAGCCAGCACGGCCCAGGTGGCCCGGCTGCTGAACCTGCCCGTGCTGCTGCTGCTGGATTGTGCCCGAATGTCGCGTTCGGTGGCGGCGATCGCCCACGGATATCGCAGCTTTGACCCGCGTTTATCCATCGCGGGCGTAGTGCTAAATCGGGTAGGCAGCGATCGCCATCTAACCTTGCTCAAAGAGGCACTGGAGCCGCTGGACTTGCCCATCCTCGGCGTGCTGCGTCGCCAAGACGAAATCGCCCTCCCCGATCGCCATTTGGGACTCGTGCCCACAGACGAACTGCCGGAGCTAAGACCCTTGTGCGATCGCCTCGCGTCCCTAGCAGAAACCAGCTTCGACTGGAACCTGCTGCGCCCCTTACTCAGAATTGGCAAACTTGGCAAACTTGGCAAAATCGAAACGCCGCCCCCACCAATACCCACCGCCGATGCCAAAATCCAAAATCCAAAATCCAAAATCCGCCTGGCCGTTGCCCGCGATCGCGCCTTCAGCTTCTACTATGCCGATAACCTGGAACTGCTGGAGCGGCTGGGCGCTGAACTGGTGTTCTGGAGTCCACTGCAAGATGCAGCTTTGCCAGAGGGCGTAGGCGGGCTATACTTCGGCGGCGGCTTCCCGGAAGTGTTTGCCGCAGAACTGGCAGCCAACCCAGCGGCACGGGCAGCCGTGGGAGCCGCCATTCGGGCAGGGCTGCCGACCTATGCGGAGTGCGGCGGGTTAATGTACCTCAGCCAAAACATTGTGGATTTTGACGGAAACGCCTGGGAGATGGCGGGCGTTTTGCCAACAGAAGCGGTCATGGGCAAGCGGCTGATGCTCGGCTATCGACGGGCGATCGCCCAGCAAGACACCTTCCTCTATCGCCAGGGCGAAACGCTTTGGGGGCACGAGTTTCACCGATCGCACCTGACTCACTCCTCCGAAACCCCGCTCTATCACCTGCAACCCTACGACCCCCAAAGCCCTGCCATTCCCGAAGGCTGGCAGTCGCCCACCCTGCACGCCTCTTATCTGCACGTCCACTGGGGAGCGCGGCCGGAGCTAGCAGCCCAGTTTGTCGCAGCGTGTGGCAACCATCCGGCTACCTGA